One stretch of Leptospira mtsangambouensis DNA includes these proteins:
- a CDS encoding sensor histidine kinase has translation MNEFLEKIKSFFKDEDSFFDAKLLLQQNWHKFVPQYFDKILETRANAVFVLDKDLNYTYVNSSAESMVEKSASQMLGQNIWNLFPNLDETDFGKKLMDAIKNKETFLSDEFFLESKGWFATQVFPQENFTILIATEITSEKNAKDNYSQVLNKNKAILSALPDKLYGIRKDGTVIDHKEFPDFKGWDSFHEGRVRFTRIQNLFPTRKLSEIESILEQVLEIGGTKTYEYSIEDYDGEKYFEARFTKTGEDDVLAIVRNITERKKAEALKNEFISLVSHELRTPLTSIKGSIDLLLAGVAGELSNQTKSLLNICRKNTQRLVRFVTDLLDIEALDSGNINFKFRTYRLEEILQISVDGMRTFAEQYHVLLNYDQNFPSTTVFVDEDRLNHCITNLISNAVKYTPKFSEVYITVVPTDTNAQILIKDNGPGIDPNFAPRLFHRFAQGAPPKDKLVGGSGLGLSITKGFVEAMKGKIFFTSDDNGTVFTIEFPIIKPGSNPAGYNQ, from the coding sequence TGAATTTCTGGAAAAAATCAAAAGCTTTTTCAAGGATGAAGACAGCTTTTTTGATGCAAAGTTACTTCTGCAACAGAATTGGCACAAATTTGTCCCCCAATACTTCGATAAAATCCTGGAAACACGTGCTAATGCCGTTTTTGTTTTGGACAAGGACCTAAATTATACCTACGTAAACTCTTCTGCAGAAAGTATGGTGGAGAAATCCGCCAGTCAGATGTTAGGGCAAAACATCTGGAATTTGTTTCCGAACCTGGATGAAACAGATTTCGGTAAAAAATTGATGGATGCCATCAAAAATAAGGAAACGTTCCTCTCCGATGAGTTCTTTTTGGAATCCAAAGGATGGTTTGCGACACAGGTTTTTCCTCAAGAAAATTTTACAATCCTCATTGCAACTGAAATCACATCAGAAAAAAACGCCAAAGACAACTATAGCCAAGTTCTAAACAAAAACAAAGCAATCCTAAGTGCCTTACCGGACAAGTTGTACGGAATTAGAAAAGACGGAACAGTCATTGATCACAAAGAATTTCCCGATTTCAAAGGTTGGGATTCCTTTCATGAGGGTAGAGTCAGGTTCACTCGAATTCAAAACCTATTTCCCACAAGAAAACTTTCCGAAATTGAATCCATCCTAGAACAGGTCCTAGAAATTGGTGGAACCAAAACTTATGAATATTCGATCGAAGATTATGACGGAGAAAAATACTTTGAAGCACGATTCACGAAAACTGGTGAAGATGATGTTCTCGCAATCGTTCGAAATATCACAGAAAGAAAAAAAGCAGAAGCCTTAAAAAATGAATTCATTAGCTTAGTAAGTCATGAATTACGCACTCCTCTAACTTCGATTAAAGGATCAATTGATTTATTACTAGCTGGTGTTGCTGGGGAACTCTCCAATCAAACAAAATCACTCCTAAATATTTGTAGGAAAAATACACAAAGACTTGTTCGATTTGTTACTGACCTACTAGACATTGAAGCTTTGGATTCAGGAAATATTAATTTTAAATTTAGAACTTATCGTTTAGAAGAAATCCTACAAATTTCTGTGGATGGGATGAGAACCTTTGCAGAACAATACCATGTTTTACTCAATTATGATCAAAACTTTCCTTCTACTACTGTTTTTGTGGACGAAGACAGATTAAATCACTGTATCACCAATCTAATTTCGAATGCGGTAAAATACACTCCTAAATTTTCTGAAGTTTATATCACCGTTGTTCCTACTGATACAAATGCACAAATATTAATTAAAGACAATGGGCCGGGTATAGATCCCAATTTTGCACCTAGGTTATTTCATAGATTTGCACAAGGAGCACCACCCAAAGATAAATTAGTGGGAGGTTCTGGCCTTGGTTTATCCATCACAAAGGGATTTGTGGAAGCTATGAAAGGAAAAATATTTTTTACTTCTGATGACAATGGAACTGTCTTTACAATTGAATTTCCAATTATCAAACCAGGATCTAATCCAGCCGGATACAACCAATGA